A DNA window from Vigna angularis cultivar LongXiaoDou No.4 chromosome 1, ASM1680809v1, whole genome shotgun sequence contains the following coding sequences:
- the LOC108319373 gene encoding berberine bridge enzyme-like 21: MENLSPLPFVLLIFLLLNVTASVAAPTAESVYTSFLRCLTNNTKSQDHVSDIVFAQTNSTFSSVLQAYIRNARFNTTSTPKPLLIVTPFEESDVQGAVICAKSIGIQLKIRSGGHDFEGISYVSDQPFIIIDMFQFRNITVDVQNEVAVVQAGATLGEVYYRIWEKSKVHGFPAGVCPTVGVGGHLSGGGYGNMLRKHGLSVDNIVDAKIVDVKGRILDKKGMGEDLFWAIRGGGGASFGVILSFTVKLVQVPKVVTVYRVVKSLDKNENTTEFVLQWQQVAPHTDDRLFMRLLLQPVSSKVVKGQKTIRATVIALFLGGADEVVTLMGKEFPTLGLNKENCTEMSWIDSVLWWANFDNTTKPDALLDRNVNSASFLKRKSDYVQKPISKEGLEGIWKKMVEVGKTGFVFNPYGGKMSEVSSDATPFPHRAGNLFKIQYSVNWEEPGIELENNFTRQARMLYSYMTPFVSRNPRSAFLNYRDLDIGTNSFGNNSYEEGAVYGVKYFNDNFDRLVKIKTAVDPENFFRNEQSIPTHTGLNTTGASKSGASELSHFSLYWKLMVKVGGLLLLELFI, from the exons ATGGAAAATTTAAGTCCCTTGCCATTTGtacttttgatttttcttcttctcaatgTGACCGCTTCAGTGGCAGCACCCACAGCAGAATCTGTGTATACCTCTTTCCTCAGGTGTCTCACAAACAACACTAAATCCCAAGACCATGTTTCCGACATAGTTTTTGCTCAAACCAACTCGACCTTTTCTTCTGTTCTCCAAGCCTACATTCGAAACGCCCGATTCAACACCACTTCAACCCCCAAACCCTTGCTTATAGTCACTCCCTTTGAAGAATCCGATGTCCAAGGTGCTGTGATTTGCGCCAAAAGCATTGGGATTCAACTCAAGATCAGGAGTGGTGGCCATGACTTCGAAGGCATCTCGTATGTCTCCGATCAACCTTTCATCATCATCGACATGTTCCAGTTCAGGAACATCACTGTCGATGTGCAAAACGAGGTTGCTGTGGTTCAAGCTGGTGCCACACTTGGGGAGGTTTATTATAGGATTTGGGAGAAGAGTAAAGTTCACGGCTTTCCTGCTGGGGTGTGTCCCACTGTTGGTGTTGGTGGCCACTTGAGTGGAGGCGGGTATGGTAACATGTTGAGAAAACATGGGTTGTCAGTTGATAATATTGTTGATGCTAAAATTGTTGATGTCAAGGGTAGGATTCTTGACAAGAAGGGTATGGGGGAAGATCTTTTCTGGGCTATCAGAGGAGGGGGAGGGGCAAGTTTTGGAGTCATATTATCATTCACTGTTAAACTTGTTCAAGTGCCTAAAGTTGTTACTGTTTATAGGGTGGTAAAGAGTTTGGATAAGAATGAGAATACCACTGAGTTTGTCTTGCAATGGCAGCAGGTGGCGCCGCACACTGATGATAGGCTTTTCATGAGGCTGCTGTTGCAGCCTGTGAGTTCTAAGGTTGTGAAGGGCCAGAAAACCATCAGAGCCACTGTCATTGCTTTGTTTCTTGGAGGTGCTGATGAAGTTGTTACACTGATGGGGAAGGAATTTCCTACTCTTGGCTTGAACAAGGAGAATTGCACTGAGATGAGTTGGATTGATTCTGTGCTTTGGTGGGCAAATTTTGACAATACCACAAAGCCTGATGCACTGCTTGACAGGAATGTAAATTCAGCAAGTTTCCTCAAGAGGAAATCTGATTATGTGCAGAAACCAATTTCCAAAGAGGGTTTGGAAgggatatggaagaagatggttGAAGTGGGGAAAACTGGGTTTGTTTTCAATCCTTATGGAGGGAAAATGAGTGAGGTTTCGTCTGATGCAACGCCCTTTCCTCACCGTGCAGGGAACTTGTTCAAGATTCAGTACTCAGTGAATTGGGAAGAACCGGGGATTGAAttggaaaataattttactaGACAAGCTAGAATGTTGTATAGTTACATGACCCCTTTTGTGTCCAGAAATCCAAGAAGTGCCTTCTTAAATTACAGGGACCTTGATATTGGTACCAATAGTTTTGGAAATAATAGCTATGAAGAAGGAGCTGTTTATGGAGTCAAGTACTTCAATGACAATTTTGACAGGTTGGTGAAGATCAAGACTGCAGTTGATCCAGaaaacttcttcagaaatgaaCAGAGTATTCCAACTCATACAG GATTGAACACTACTGGTGCAAGTAAATCTGGTGCTTCCGAATTGTCACACTTCAGTCTTTATTGGAAACTGATGGTAAAGGTGGGAGGTTTGCTCCTCcttgaattatttatatga
- the LOC108319386 gene encoding cannabidiolic acid synthase-like 1 — protein sequence MKCLSCYYTFAAVIALLFSFTPSAADTHEKFLQCFYSYPHNTNSISSVIYTQTNSSYSSVLDATMQNLRFSDSRKPLVIVTPLVVSHIQATIICSQRHGLQIRTRSGGHDYEGLSYVARVPFVILDLLNIREIKVDVKNRTAWVQVGATLGELYYTISQASKTLAFPAGVCYSVGTGGHISGGGYGFLMRKYGLAADNVIDAHIIDVNGNLLDRKAMGEDLFWAIRGGGGASFGVIVSWKIKLVPVPSTVTVFNVERILEENATEIIQKWQQVANKLDERIFLRMDLARANSSQHGKLALQANFVSMFQGGVEELILLMQKNFPELGLERKDCTETSWIGSAVFTNGVLIGSSGHEAPEVLLNRTQLRSGKYKGKSDYLRKPIPVDGLQGLWRWLNDDKVQYSQLQFAPYGGRMDKISESEIPFAHRSGYIFHIHYVVVWQEEGDEATQRHVNWIRRLYKYMEPYVSNSPRAAYVNYRDLDIGVNNNGYTSYNQASIWGLKYFSNNFKRLATVKTKVDPHNFFRNEQSIPTLSKE from the coding sequence ATGAAGTGTCTAAGCTGCTATTATACCTTCGCTGCTGTTATtgctcttttattttcatttacacCTTCTGCAGCAGATACTCATGAAAAGTTTCTTCAATGTTTTTACAGTTATCCCCATAACACCAACTCAATATCCAGTGTTATTTACACCCAAACAAACTCTTCATATTCCTCTGTTCTAGATGCTACCATGCAAAATCTTAGGTTCTCCGACTCAAGAAAACCCCTTGTCATCGTGACACCACTGGTTGTTTCCCACATTCAAGCAACAATAATTTGTTCCCAACGCCATGGCCTGCAGATTCGAACTCGAAGCGGAGGCCATGATTACGAAGGTCTCTCATACGTTGCCCGGGTTCCATTTGTCATCCTTGACCTCTTAAACATTCGAGAAATCAAAGTTGACGTGAAAAACCGAACAGCGTGGGTTCAAGTTGGGGCAACCCTTGGTGAACTTTATTACACGATTAGCCAGGCAAGCAAAACACTAGCGTTCCCAGCTGGTGTATGCTACAGTGTGGGCACTGGTGGCCACATCAGTGGAGGTGGCTATGGATTCTTGATGCGTAAGTACGGTCTTGCAGCAGATAATGTCATAGATGCTCACATAATAGACGTGAATGGTAATCTTCTTGACAGAAAAGCCATGGGTGAGGATCTGTTTTGGGCCATCAGAGGAGGTGGGGGAGCAAGCTTTGGAGTCATCGTGTCTTGGAAGATAAAGCTAGTTCCAGTTCCATCAACTGTAACAGTGTTCAATGTTGAGAGGATTTTGGAAGAAAATGCAACTGAAATCATTCAAAAGTGGCAACAAGTAGCGAATAAATTGGACGAGCGCATATTTCTTAGGATGGACTTGGCAAGGGCAAATTCAAGTCAACATGGAAAGCTAGCACTACAAGCGAATTTTGTGTCCATGTTTCAAGGAGGTGTCGAAGAACTTATTCTATTGATGCAAAAGAACTTCCCAGAGTTGGGTTTGGAGCGAAAAGACTGTACAGAGACGAGTTGGATTGGCTCAGCTGTCTTCACGAATGGTGTGTTGATTGGATCCTCGGGCCATGAAGCCCCTGAAGTTTTGTTGAACAGAACTCAACTTCGTTCAGGgaaatacaaaggaaaatcTGATTATCTGAGGAAACCCATTCCTGTTGATGGATTACAAGGGTTATGGCGCTGGCTTAACGACGATAAAGTTCAATATTCTCAGCTTCAATTTGCTCCTTATGGAGGCAGAATGGATAAGATTTCCGAATCTGAAATTCCATTCGCACACAGATCTGGATACATATTTCATATTCACTATGTGGTCGTTTGGCAAGAGGAAGGGGACGAAGCTACACAAAGGCACGTGAATTGGATTAGAAGATTGTATAAATATATGGAACCTTATGTTTCAAACTCTCCGAGAGCTGCATATGTAAATTACAGAGACCTTGACATTGGTGTGAATAACAATGGCTACACAAGCTACAACCAAGCCAGCATTTGGGGTCTCAAGTATTTCAGTAACAATTTCAAGAGATTGGCTACAGTGAAGACCAAGGTTGATCCTCACAACTTTTTCAGAAACGAGCAAAGTATTCCTACGCTGTCCAAggaatga